TAGATGAATTTACCCTTGCCAAAGAAATTATTAATACAGGCATACGACATACATCTATTGATATAAGGATTGCTGCGGCTACAGATAATACACCTGTTGCCAATGCGGTTGTTACCAACACTAAAACCGGTAGACAATACATTACAGATGCAGCAGGCACTATACATATTAACAGACACCCTAAGGGCTATTTTACTTTTAAAACAAGCGCTGCAGGAAAACAAGACACCACGTTAACCGATATCCATATCATCAGCGGTACCAATAATAGCTTTACTGTTATGTTACAGGATGCTTAATGAAAAAATAGCAACCCGGCGCAGGACTCTCTTCTACGCCGGGTGTTACTTACTGACCATAACGAAGGAAACAGAAAAAGAGATTTAGGAGGAATAAACACTTTGCTATCAGACCATTTTTATTATTTTGGCGACAAACCTCGAGAATTACCACCGCACTTGTTAAAAATTGTTCGTCAAGGACAAGGGCATAAATCTACCGCCAACCAACCTTATTTTCACGACTTTGTCGATTGGATATTAAAGCAAACGGACGCAAAAAATATATTGTTTTCAGAACCAAACGACAGACATTTATTTACGTTAGACAGTGACTATATAGGCAAGTGTGCAATTAGAGATAAAGAACTTGACGAGATTGACGAAGAAATTGAAAACGAATAAAGCGAACGCACAACATTGGGTTTGCTGCAAGTGTGGCTGACGAATAAACCCTCATCGTCCTGTTCGCTATTCAGCTTCAGTTCCGGCTGAAGTAACACGGATGAACTGTAGAATATGTTTTCAACTTTTGTAACTTTACTCGGCAGCGGTTCGGGCAGACGGAATACTATTCCCACACCTGCAGCAAGCCCTGGACGTTGGTGGCAAGCTGAACAGCTCTTTTCTGAATGAATACTCTAGACACTATAATTTTAGCTTTGGGAATCGGTTTTAGTTTTCTAATCATCTATTGGATTGACAATGGGATGCAAATTAAATTGCAACTATATTTTTTTCTTGCAGCAATAATTCCACTTTTAGTTTATGCGTTTTTACCAAATAAATCAAGTTTTGAATACCTCAATTGGGGCTTTTTAAGTTTGCCAGGTATTACCATCGCTTTGTACAATTTATTAAACTTAATTTCCTGGAAAGTAAATAAAAGAGAGTTTAGGTTGAAGATTAAAAATTCAAGAAACATATATAATGATAACACAAACTGGACAGATCGTCTATTTTCTTTCATTTTAATAATTAATTTTTTTGTCTGTCCAATTTCAATTGCTTTTTTCTTAAAGCAAATAGTGGGGCAGTAGAAAGCCTGCAGCAATACTGGTTCGTTGGCGGTAATTTTTTTCGGGCACCGTATGTAATTTGACAAGCCGTATCATCTTGACAAAAAATCATGATTAAATATTTTTCAGTTTGCTTCCTTTTGTTGACATTTTGCTCATTCAGACTTTTCGCCAGTCCTCAAATGCCTGACTATATAATTTTCAAAGGCGATACTATTGCGACTTACAACCTGATTTTAGAACAGTACTTACAAAGACATGACACTACAAAAACTGAACAGTTATTTGGTTTAAGTTTTAGAAATAGTACAGATGGAAGTTTTTCATTCAATTGCTGGAGAGGCTATCAGGCAATATATAAAATTGACAATGACAGCCTATTTCTTGTGGGCATAATAAATTGTGGGGAGCGAAGAAATGGAACTATTGATAAAGTGGCTTCATTTAAAAAAATGAAAGAAGTTTTTGGCAGCAATTTCATTAATGACAGAGTTTACATCAATTGGTTTTCAGGCGACTTAAGTTTTCCATTGACCAATAAAGTATTAAGGTGGGACGGAGTTTTTTATAAAATTTACGAAAAAGAAACAGTTGTAAATATTTCTTCAGGTAAGATTTTGAAGACAGAAAATGTTGAAAATTACGTTGACAATCCAAAAGCCATTGACAGAAAAAATAAGAACAAAGTATCAGGCATTTTGTTCAAGAAAATTAAAAAAGCAAAATGGATTAGCATTGACAGCATTGATTGCTCTGAAAAATATTTAGTGACAATTGGTAGAGATGGAAAGGTTTCAAAAGTAACAATGCTTGGATACCAATCACAAGACACCATTGACAAATACTGGGAAAGGAATGAATATGACTATTGCATCAACACTATTTTCAATTCTTTAAGTAAGTTGCAATTTGACATAATTAAAGACAAAGGAAAACCGATTTCGGAAGACATTTATATTGAAATTTGGTTTGACGAAAAAAAGGGAAAGATTGAAAATTGGACACACTAATAAAACTACCGCCAACATGGGGTTTGTTGCAAGTGTGGCTGACGAATAAATCCTCATCGTTCTGTTCGCTATTCAGCTTCGGTTTGGGCTGAAGTAACACGGATGAACTGTAGAATATATTTTCAACTTTTGTAACTTTACTCGGCAGCGGTTCGGGCAGACGAATATAAAATGCCACACCTGCAGCAAGCCCTTGCCGTTGTGCGTCATTTTACAGACCATTACGCTGACAGAAATTTGCAAACAAATCTTATGACAAATGTTGAAACTCTATAAACTGATTGACAACAAACTTCATTACTGGGAAACTTGGGATAAAGACGACAAAACGGGAATTGTTCATTGGGGAATAGTTGGCGAACGAGGGCAAGACAAAGAAGTTAAATCTGGACTTTTGACAAACTTTAGAAAATCAATTCAGAAAGAAATTGACGAAAAAGTTAAAGACGGTTATTCAGAATTCGATGAAGACAATATCGCCTTTTTAGAAATAGAGTATATTATTGACGGTTTTGGTACAGACAAAGACTTAGACAAGCGACATAGATTAGAAGAAAAAATGGACGAAGTGCTTGGTTGGACAGGACTTGGACATACAGACGGGGGAAGCATTGGAAGTGGGACAATGGAAGTTGGTTGCGTTGTGGTTGACTTTGATATTGCAAAAAAGGTTATAGAACACAGTATAACAAACACTGAATTTTCTGACTACTCACGCATTTTCAAAATGGACACAGACTAAAATGTTCGTTTTTGTCGGCGGACAAAAACGAACGCACAACATCAGGTTTGCTGCAAGTCTGGCTGACGAATAAATCCTCTTCGTTTCGTTCGCTATTCAGCTTCGGTTCGGGCTGAAGTAACACGGATGAACTGTAGAATATATTTTCAACTTTTGTAACTTTACTCGGCAGCGGTTCGGGCAGACGAATATAAAATGCCACACCTGCAGCAAGCCCTTGCCGTTAGCGGCTATTTTTAACAAACACTCTGTTATAAAGAAAATCCATAAATGAATAGACAGGAAATATTAAAATTCATTGTTGACAATAATGACAATGAGCATTTATTGGACTATTACAATAAGACCTATGACAAGCTAAAAGAAATTAACAAGCGTATTGACAAATTAACCGCTTACTTAATTATCGTAGTATTCGTTTTTTTGATTACTTCTAAATCAAGCATACAATCTTTTCAAGTAGGACCAATTTCAATTAATGACATAACTATTATTGTCAAACTATTGCCAATACTTTTTTCATATCTGCTGACAGACTTAGTAGTTTCTTCAAGTCATAAGGGCGAACTATTTATGACTGTAAAATTGATTTCAATGTCACTTTACAAACAAGACATAAACTACAAAGACTTAGACAATCATAAACATAATTTAATCACTCGTCTCGTCATGCCATTTTCATATTCAATGGAATTATCAAAACTAAACTCAGATAAAGTTTCAGTGATTCAAGCATTGTTTGGCTTCATCATAATATTACCAGTTCTTTCATTAATTTTTTTGCCATTTTATTTTGAGTTTTATATGCTTAGAGACATTTACCATAATTACATGACAGACAACTTAGGTAAGATTTCGTTCTATCTTTCAATATGGATAACGCTGTTGATGTTATATTATTTAATCAGTACAGCTATCCGAAATTTTAAAGACCAAAAAACAGAAATGCAATAAAACAGCCGCTAACATAGGGTTTGCTGCAAGTATGGCTGACGAATAAATCCTCATCGTTCCGTTCGCTATTCGGCTTCGGTTCGGGCTGGACGAATAAAACTCAACTTTAGTTCTTAACTTCAACAACAGAATAAAACCGGGCAGCGGTTCGGGCAGACGGAATGCTATTTCCACACCTGCAGCAAGCCCTTGCCGTTAGCGGCTATTATTGACGCCCCTAATTTTACAGACACTTTTATTTAATACTTACTTCCATAATGTTGACAAATAATATCAGAGAGCATTATCAAATTAAATCTATAAAACCTGGCTGGAAAGAGTTTGAATTAAAAAATGGGTATGGAAGCAAGGTTCTTATTGACAAAAAAAATGTTTTGCAAAAGTTCATTATGGACAATTCCGATAAGGACAGCATTTCATACAGAGAAATAGATTACAATATTCAATTGACCAGTGACTTCAAAATAATTGGCAAAACAGGTAAATCAAAAGGGCTCTCTTATTCTGTATTAGAAAAAATAAAACCAGCAAATAAATATTTCAGTGTTTCTTCAAATAGTGTTGACTTATACAATTTTGACAATAACATTAATATTTTATTTGACTACAATCTCACGTTGAAAACAGCAAAAGATGTCATTAAGTACATTGAAAACAGAATTAAAAATACTAGTCAATTTGAGAAAGAAGAATTTGAAAAATATATTAGCACCAAAAAGCAAAAGAGGCAAGTAATAAAATCAGGCGATATTTTTAGGATAAAACTTAATAACCGCCAATTCGCATACGGGAGAGTAATATTCGACCTTGATAAATTCCGTAACTACAAACCAGCTTTTGTTTCTAAATTAAATGTAGGTTTTCGTGACAGTTTAATTTTTGATAAAGTTTTAATGACACCATCATTAATTGACCTTTACCTTTTCAAAACCGACAATCCATATTTAAAGCCTAGAGATTTTGCTGCTTTAAAAACCACACCTTCACTTATCAAAAATTCAGAACTGATAAAAAATAATACTTTTCAAATAATAGGTAATATCCCAATTGACCTTTCATCATTTGACATTCCAATGGATTGGGAAACTTACTATCAATACAAACCAATATCTCATATATTCAAATGGGGTGCAGGAATTAAAACATTTGAGCCAGTTAAACGGCTTGAAAAACTAACTGAACTGACATACCCAATGAACTACAACCCTATAAATCTTAGGACAATTGAAGAATTTGACGGGTTTTTAACTTCTTGTTTGTCAGGTACACCAAACTTTAAATATGTAAGTAGCAATGGAGACCTTCGAGAACCTTTGTTTTCAGAAGTAAGAGAGATAATCAGTAAAAAAATAAATTTTAATATTGACACAAACGATTATGATACGTTTGCTAACAAATTCGGCTTTATGACAAAAGCAGAAATTCTAAAGTTCACACAATCATAATGCGGTCGACAGAATATAACAGCCCTCACAATTATGACAGAAATTATCATAAACGAAGACACTTTAGAACAGTTAATTCAAAAACTGCAAAGTTTTGTTTGGACAGGCCAAAGCAAACAAGAAATAGACTTAATGCGTCAAGACTTT
The Ferruginibacter albus DNA segment above includes these coding regions:
- a CDS encoding WGR domain-containing protein, whose translation is MLKLYKLIDNKLHYWETWDKDDKTGIVHWGIVGERGQDKEVKSGLLTNFRKSIQKEIDEKVKDGYSEFDEDNIAFLEIEYIIDGFGTDKDLDKRHRLEEKMDEVLGWTGLGHTDGGSIGSGTMEVGCVVVDFDIAKKVIEHSITNTEFSDYSRIFKMDTD
- a CDS encoding Nmad2 family putative nucleotide modification protein, with product MLLTDHNEGNRKRDLGGINTLLSDHFYYFGDKPRELPPHLLKIVRQGQGHKSTANQPYFHDFVDWILKQTDAKNILFSEPNDRHLFTLDSDYIGKCAIRDKELDEIDEEIENE
- a CDS encoding Imm26 family immunity protein, whose product is MLTNNIREHYQIKSIKPGWKEFELKNGYGSKVLIDKKNVLQKFIMDNSDKDSISYREIDYNIQLTSDFKIIGKTGKSKGLSYSVLEKIKPANKYFSVSSNSVDLYNFDNNINILFDYNLTLKTAKDVIKYIENRIKNTSQFEKEEFEKYISTKKQKRQVIKSGDIFRIKLNNRQFAYGRVIFDLDKFRNYKPAFVSKLNVGFRDSLIFDKVLMTPSLIDLYLFKTDNPYLKPRDFAALKTTPSLIKNSELIKNNTFQIIGNIPIDLSSFDIPMDWETYYQYKPISHIFKWGAGIKTFEPVKRLEKLTELTYPMNYNPINLRTIEEFDGFLTSCLSGTPNFKYVSSNGDLREPLFSEVREIISKKINFNIDTNDYDTFANKFGFMTKAEILKFTQS